The Plasmodium knowlesi strain H genome assembly, chromosome: 14 region AACCTtgaaccttgaaccctataccctgaacgttgaaccttgaaccctataccctgaacgtTGAACAGTAAACCTAAagactaaaccctaaaccctaaaccctgaaacatGAAcgttaaaccctgaaccctaaaccctaaaccctaaaccatgaaccctaaaccctgaaccctaaatcctaaaccctgaatcctgaaccctgaaccctgaaccataaaccctgaaccctaaaccttaagcaactgaaccctaaaccctgaacactaaaccctaaaacatgaacactaaaccataaaccctaaaacataaaccctaaaccctgaaccctaaaccctgaaccctaaaccctgaaccctaaaccctgaaccctaaaccctaagccttaaaccctaagccctaaaccctgaaccctaaaccctaagccctaaaccctgaaccctaaaccctaaacccctaaaccctaaaccatgaacactaaaccataaaccctaaaccataaaccctaaaccctaaaactataaaccataaaatgtgaaccctaaaccgttaacCTTAAACCGTTAACCTTAAACCGttaaccttaaaccctaaaccctaaacgttAGCGGCTGTTTCTCTTCCCAGGGGTATTATAGAGGAGGCACGGATAAAACTGAATAGCGCTTTGATATAAGCGTTGTATGTAGgggatagaagaaaaaatgaggggGGGAATGCAAATTTAGGTTAATATAGCGTAAGCGCATTTAAATAGTACAAATATAAGAGAATTATGTAGGATCGGAGGGTAAAGGAAGGAGCGAAGGAGGGAGATAGGAGGAAAACTTAAGGggagattattttattattttcggTGATTATTGGTGGAAATGATGGGGAAGCTGTAGAATATAATTATTACCTagtttacattttctttatGAGCATATAAAGTATTGGGACgttttgcataattttttttatgtttatttttataaagtaATGTTTTACCTCTCACTTATATGGATAATTGAATATTAAGGAAAAGGTGGTGTGtttcatacatatatgtagtaCACTGTATGTATATGAAGGAACTTTCAGTAATGCttcgtttaaaaaaagaaaaaaaaaagggggagaggtGTAACTTGAGAAATGCGTAATTATTTAGGATGAACGAATAAGAATTTCATATACTTATTCTTTTAGATTCTTCATTATAAAGGTGGAATTCATatataagtttttttttttgcagaaaaaGATGGCAACGATTTTAAAACCAAGTtaaatatatggaaaaaatatatataagtatccATAGTAGGAACAATGACGAAACCATTAGGggttagtttttttttatttttttgaaagttATATTTGTATAAATATTATTCTTGCACAATTTTGTCCATATGATTGAACCGATCTATATGTGTattacataaatacatatatgtaagcACTCCGATGTTCTCATTTATAGCAGGGggatttggaaaaattaccCTCGCAAGAATATTTCTACAGTAAATTCAAGAGCGCCCAGGACACATGTGATGGCGTAACCTCTGCTAGAGCAGTGGATGATCCACTGAAGGGTTATGATAACCTCCAGAATTACTGGgatcattttgtaaaagcaTGGTGCTGTATgtccaaaatggaagagggTCAGCAGCAGCTCTATGAGGAacgttgcaattttttatattattacatAGGATCGTTGATACCTTCAACTGGGGCAGGGGGTTCATTCCaggaaataatgaaaaaaatttacgagGGGCTGTCCAAGATTGATATTGAGGATAAATGTAGTAGTGCTTATACTAATATTGATCGGAATCTTTTTatgcaaaggagaaaagtgcACGACTTCTCTTATGACTATCAAATTATGAAATCACTGTTAGCGAAAAATGGGAACTCCTGCGATGGGACATATTACAAGCACCTGCAGGACGCCGTTAAGGCTTATAATGATGTGTGCGTAAATGGTGGATGGAGAAGGGACACATATTGTAATAAATTTGAGGAAGCGGTTGGAGGATACGAACCTGCAAAAGTGCTGCAATTAACATCTAAAACAGAAACAGTTCCAAGAATGGGGGAACCTTCAGGGAATACTATACTACACAGAGACGTTTCGTTAAAATTTACTTATACTTCTAACGCACACGAGGGGTACCACACTAATGCATCTACCATGGAAGACAATATTATTACTGCTGTTTATTCATCTCTTGGAATGATGACATTACCAATGAtcgctttctttttatacaaaGTAAATAAGTACATTATAATATAcccatacatatatatatatacatatatacatatatatacatacatatatacacatgtatatatatgtacatatacatgtatatgtgtatgtatatgtccttccctttttttttttttttttttttttttttcagtatactTCCCtatttgatggaataaaaaacaCCTTCCTCagcagaggaggaaggaataataGCAATAATAGAAGAGGGCGAAGATCCACCATGGGACGTAATCA contains the following coding sequences:
- a CDS encoding KIR protein, with the translated sequence MTKPLGQGDLEKLPSQEYFYSKFKSAQDTCDGVTSARAVDDPLKGYDNLQNYWDHFVKAWCCMSKMEEGQQQLYEERCNFLYYYIGSLIPSTGAGGSFQEIMKKIYEGLSKIDIEDKCSSAYTNIDRNLFMQRRKVHDFSYDYQIMKSLLAKNGNSCDGTYYKHLQDAVKAYNDVCVNGGWRRDTYCNKFEEAVGGYEPAKVLQLTSKTETVPRMGEPSGNTILHRDVSLKFTYTSNAHEGYHTNASTMEDNIITAVYSSLGMMTLPMIAFFLYKYTSLFDGIKNTFLSRGGRNNSNNRRGRRSTMGRNQHFDDTFTENSMDFSTKYLTDTSTNLSSEVDSTMNLSTASSTATEDNSAIYDGRPLRGERGASNYGEANNKQQQRQQEQGQRQQQQRRSQHGQRTNMAYHKM